A part of Tardiphaga sp. vice304 genomic DNA contains:
- a CDS encoding ABC transporter permease, with product MNLALRQKVSSFALIAIFFIGWQLFCMASGISDLVLPKPTEIVTTLIAKFPILWPHILQTLGTTMAGFVLGVGLGVALGAIIGVSKVAYDTAYPLLVGFSSIPKVAVVPIFVLWFGSGSVPAILTALSICFFPIVVNIATGLATTEPELEDVLKALGASKLDILWNVGLPRTMPFFFASLKVAVSYAFVGAVLAETVASNRGIGNVMMSASSNFNVPLVFACLFILAVLGVALYVVFSLIEARVTGWATRKNDLVVT from the coding sequence ATGAATCTCGCATTGCGCCAGAAAGTCTCGTCCTTCGCGCTGATCGCGATCTTCTTCATCGGCTGGCAGTTGTTCTGCATGGCCTCGGGCATCTCCGACCTCGTGCTGCCGAAGCCGACCGAGATCGTCACCACGCTGATCGCCAAGTTCCCGATCTTGTGGCCGCACATTCTGCAGACGCTGGGCACCACGATGGCCGGCTTCGTGCTCGGCGTCGGCCTCGGCGTCGCGCTCGGCGCCATCATCGGCGTGTCGAAGGTGGCCTACGACACCGCCTATCCGCTGCTGGTCGGGTTCTCGTCGATCCCGAAGGTCGCTGTGGTGCCGATCTTCGTGCTGTGGTTCGGCTCCGGCAGCGTGCCGGCGATCCTCACCGCGCTGTCGATCTGCTTCTTCCCGATCGTCGTCAACATCGCGACGGGGCTTGCTACCACCGAGCCTGAACTGGAAGACGTGTTGAAAGCGCTCGGCGCCAGCAAGCTCGATATCCTGTGGAATGTCGGCCTGCCGCGCACCATGCCGTTCTTCTTCGCCTCCTTGAAGGTCGCGGTCAGCTACGCCTTCGTCGGCGCGGTACTGGCGGAGACCGTGGCCTCCAACCGCGGCATCGGCAATGTGATGATGAGCGCGTCGTCGAACTTCAACGTGCCACTGGTGTTCGCCTGCCTGTTCATTCTCGCGGTGCTCGGCGTCGCGCTCTACGTCGTCTTCTCCCTGATCGAGGCCCGTGTCACCGGCTGGGCCACGCGTAAGAACGATCTCGTCGTCACCTAA
- a CDS encoding ABC transporter ATP-binding protein, with translation MNSMQTAVAPAAPVKSGPIAVELSATSVTFGRGPTATPALAETNMIIPDGEFLALVGPSGCGKSTILRLVSGLVRPTSGVVIVGGREVAARALRVGMAFQNPTMLPWLTIEQNIMLPLKIVEPFRSQFKKQRKLAFRDKAHALLAQVGLKGFANKFPWQLSGGMLQRANLCRALIHEPRMLLLDEPFGALDQFTKEELWTILQNLWLAHKPTVLLVTHDLREAAFLASRICVMSPRPGRVIDDSKVDFARPRTIKMTFEPDFVALNQRLRDLIVVARADPADETSEATS, from the coding sequence ATGAACAGTATGCAAACTGCCGTGGCGCCTGCCGCGCCCGTCAAATCCGGACCGATCGCCGTCGAACTATCGGCGACTTCCGTGACCTTCGGCCGCGGCCCGACCGCGACCCCGGCGCTGGCCGAAACCAACATGATCATCCCTGACGGCGAGTTCCTCGCGCTGGTCGGGCCGTCCGGCTGCGGCAAGTCGACGATCCTGCGGCTGGTCTCAGGCCTGGTACGGCCGACCTCCGGCGTGGTGATCGTCGGTGGGCGTGAAGTGGCGGCGCGGGCGCTGCGGGTCGGCATGGCATTCCAGAACCCGACCATGCTGCCGTGGCTGACCATCGAGCAGAACATCATGCTGCCGCTGAAGATCGTCGAGCCGTTTCGCTCGCAGTTCAAGAAGCAGCGCAAGCTGGCGTTTCGCGACAAAGCGCATGCGCTGCTGGCGCAGGTCGGGCTCAAGGGCTTCGCCAACAAGTTTCCCTGGCAATTGTCCGGCGGCATGCTGCAGCGGGCCAATCTGTGCCGTGCGCTGATCCACGAGCCGCGCATGCTGCTGCTCGACGAGCCCTTCGGCGCGCTCGACCAGTTCACCAAGGAAGAGCTGTGGACCATCCTGCAGAACCTCTGGCTGGCCCATAAGCCCACCGTATTGCTGGTGACGCATGATTTGCGCGAGGCGGCGTTCCTGGCCAGCCGGATCTGCGTGATGAGCCCGCGGCCGGGGAGGGTGATCGACGACAGCAAGGTCGATTTTGCGCGTCCCCGCACCATCAAGATGACCTTCGAGCCGGACTTCGTGGCGCTGAACCAGCGGCTGCGCGACCTGATCGTCGTCGCTCGCGCCGACCCGGCGGATGAAACCTCGGAGGCGACGTCATGA
- a CDS encoding GntR family transcriptional regulator: protein MALDTAKPLKSSDKVGTICRALRRAIIEQALEPGAKLPEDALGERFGVSRTIARHALGQLASEGLVELRRNRIAVVVTPSWQDARDTFDIRMELERLVMRQLAGRLSRAQVARLKAHVEAESAAREGPDAVSIRLATEFHVLLATMTNSPVMVRYVSEIAYRCCLTLSLYSRPHSSECGVNEHIGIIDALERSDAAGAMALMHSHLDQVATRALVTPTPARGRDLLDVLAPYAAEGAELSVAPAAKAVAALKPRIVR, encoded by the coding sequence ATGGCGTTGGATACGGCGAAGCCATTGAAATCATCGGACAAAGTCGGGACGATCTGTCGCGCGCTGCGGCGCGCGATCATCGAACAGGCGCTCGAGCCCGGTGCCAAGCTGCCCGAGGACGCGCTCGGCGAACGCTTCGGCGTCAGCCGCACCATCGCCCGCCATGCGCTCGGCCAGCTCGCCTCCGAGGGCCTGGTCGAACTGCGCCGCAACCGCATCGCCGTGGTGGTGACGCCGAGCTGGCAGGACGCCCGCGACACCTTCGACATCCGCATGGAGCTAGAACGGCTGGTGATGCGCCAGCTCGCTGGCCGGCTCAGCAGGGCGCAGGTGGCGCGCCTCAAAGCCCATGTCGAGGCCGAGAGCGCCGCACGCGAGGGCCCAGACGCTGTCTCAATTCGCCTGGCCACCGAATTCCATGTGCTGCTGGCGACCATGACCAACAGCCCGGTCATGGTGCGCTATGTCAGCGAGATCGCCTATCGCTGCTGCCTCACGCTGTCGCTGTACAGCCGGCCGCATTCGTCGGAATGCGGCGTCAACGAGCATATCGGCATCATCGACGCGCTGGAGCGCAGCGACGCCGCCGGCGCCATGGCGCTGATGCACTCGCATCTCGACCAGGTCGCGACCCGCGCGCTGGTGACGCCGACGCCGGCGCGCGGCCGCGATCTGCTGGATGTGCTGGCGCCCTATGCGGCTGAGGGCGCGGAGCTGTCCGTAGCCCCTGCCGCGAAGGCCGTGGCCGCGTTGAAGCCGCGCATCGTGCGCTGA
- the ahcY gene encoding adenosylhomocysteinase: MTTAPKGFTDYIVKDIALAPFGRKEISIAETEMPGLMATREEFGPQQVLKGARIAGSLHMTIQTAVLIETLAALGADVRWVSCNIYSTQDHAAAAIAAAGIPVFAIKGESLEDYWDYTARMFDWHGGGHPNMILDDGGDATMYVHLGLRAENGDTAFLDKPESDEEVIFFALLKKQLKEKPKGYFKGIAESIKGVSEETTTGVHRLYDMQKSGKLLFPAINVNDSVTKSKFDNLYGCRESLVDGIRRGTDVMMSGKVAMVAGFGDVGKGSAASLRQAGARVMVSEVDPICALQAAMEGYQVVTMEDAAPIADIFVTATGNKDIITIEHMRAMKDRAIVCNIGHFDNEIQIAHLKNMKWDNIKPQVDEITFPDGKRMILLSEGRLVNLGNATGHPSFVMSASFTNQTLAQIELYANNKDGKYKKEVYVLPKALDEKVARLHLAKIGVKLSELSPEQAAYIGVKQQGPFKTDQYRY; encoded by the coding sequence ATGACCACCGCGCCCAAGGGTTTCACCGACTACATCGTCAAGGACATCGCGCTCGCGCCGTTCGGCCGCAAGGAAATTTCGATCGCCGAGACCGAGATGCCGGGCCTGATGGCCACCCGCGAGGAGTTCGGCCCGCAGCAGGTGCTGAAGGGCGCCCGCATCGCCGGCTCGCTGCACATGACGATCCAGACCGCCGTGCTGATCGAGACGCTGGCTGCGCTCGGCGCCGACGTGCGCTGGGTATCATGCAATATCTATTCGACGCAGGATCACGCCGCCGCGGCGATCGCCGCCGCCGGCATTCCGGTGTTCGCCATCAAGGGCGAGAGCCTGGAAGATTACTGGGACTACACCGCACGGATGTTCGACTGGCATGGCGGCGGTCATCCCAACATGATCCTCGATGACGGCGGCGACGCCACGATGTACGTCCACCTCGGCCTGCGCGCCGAGAACGGCGACACCGCCTTCCTCGACAAGCCGGAATCGGACGAAGAAGTGATCTTCTTCGCGCTGCTCAAGAAGCAGCTCAAGGAGAAGCCGAAGGGCTACTTCAAGGGCATTGCCGAGAGCATCAAGGGCGTCTCCGAAGAGACCACCACGGGCGTTCATCGCCTGTACGACATGCAGAAGTCCGGCAAGCTGCTGTTCCCGGCCATCAACGTCAATGACAGCGTCACCAAGTCGAAGTTCGACAATCTGTACGGCTGCCGTGAATCGCTGGTCGACGGCATCCGCCGCGGCACCGACGTCATGATGTCCGGCAAGGTTGCGATGGTCGCCGGCTTCGGCGACGTCGGCAAGGGTTCGGCGGCGTCGCTGCGCCAGGCCGGCGCCCGCGTCATGGTGTCCGAAGTCGATCCGATCTGCGCGTTGCAGGCGGCGATGGAAGGCTATCAGGTCGTGACCATGGAAGACGCGGCGCCGATCGCCGACATCTTCGTCACCGCCACCGGCAACAAGGACATCATCACCATCGAGCACATGCGCGCGATGAAGGATCGTGCCATCGTCTGCAACATCGGCCACTTCGACAACGAGATTCAGATCGCGCATCTGAAGAACATGAAGTGGGACAACATCAAGCCGCAGGTCGACGAGATCACCTTCCCGGACGGCAAGCGGATGATCCTTTTGTCGGAAGGCCGCCTGGTGAACCTCGGCAACGCGACCGGCCACCCGTCCTTCGTGATGTCGGCCTCCTTCACCAACCAGACGCTGGCGCAGATCGAACTCTACGCCAACAACAAGGACGGCAAGTACAAGAAGGAAGTCTACGTGCTGCCGAAGGCGCTGGACGAGAAGGTTGCGCGCCTGCATCTCGCCAAGATCGGCGTGAAGCTCTCCGAACTCAGCCCCGAGCAGGCCGCCTATATCGGCGTCAAGCAGCAGGGCCCGTTCAAGACCGACCAGTACCGCTACTGA
- the metK gene encoding methionine adenosyltransferase produces MRASYLFTSESVSEGHPDKICDRISDEIVDLFFREGAKAGMDPWAIRAACETLATTNKVVIAGETRGPASVTNEHIEAVVRAAIKDIGYEQAGFHWKTADIEILLHPQSADIAQGVDALQPGTNQEEGAGDQGIMFGYATNETAELMPAPIFYAHKILRLISEARHAGIEKVLGPDSKSQVTVQYENGKPVGVREIVVSHQHLVEDMTSSQVRDCVEPYVRKALPEGWISDKTIWHINPTGKFFIGGPDGDAGLTGRKIIVDTYGGAAPHGGGAFSGKDSTKVDRSAAYAARYVAKNIVAAGLADKATLQLAYAIGVARPLSIYVDTHGTGKVADELIEKAVAESMDLTPRGIRKHLDLNKPIYARTAAYGHFGRTPDADGGFSWEKTDLVDKLKAAV; encoded by the coding sequence ATGCGCGCGTCTTATCTCTTCACCAGTGAATCCGTCTCCGAAGGTCATCCGGACAAGATTTGCGACCGGATTTCCGACGAAATCGTCGACCTGTTCTTCCGCGAAGGCGCGAAGGCCGGCATGGATCCCTGGGCGATCCGGGCCGCCTGCGAAACGCTGGCCACCACCAACAAGGTCGTGATCGCCGGCGAGACCCGCGGTCCCGCCTCGGTCACCAACGAGCACATCGAGGCCGTGGTGCGCGCCGCGATCAAGGACATCGGCTACGAGCAGGCCGGCTTCCACTGGAAGACCGCCGACATTGAGATCCTGCTGCATCCGCAGTCGGCCGACATCGCGCAGGGCGTCGACGCGCTGCAGCCCGGTACCAACCAGGAAGAGGGCGCCGGCGACCAGGGCATCATGTTCGGCTACGCCACCAACGAGACCGCCGAGCTGATGCCGGCCCCGATCTTCTACGCGCACAAGATCCTGCGCCTGATCTCGGAAGCCCGTCACGCCGGTATCGAGAAGGTGCTCGGCCCGGACTCCAAGAGCCAGGTCACCGTGCAGTACGAGAACGGCAAGCCGGTCGGCGTGCGCGAGATCGTCGTCTCGCACCAGCATTTGGTGGAAGACATGACTTCGAGCCAGGTGCGTGACTGCGTCGAGCCCTACGTCCGCAAGGCGCTGCCGGAAGGCTGGATCTCCGACAAGACGATCTGGCACATCAACCCGACCGGCAAGTTCTTCATCGGCGGTCCCGATGGTGACGCCGGCCTGACCGGTCGCAAGATCATCGTCGATACCTACGGCGGTGCTGCCCCGCACGGCGGCGGCGCGTTCTCCGGCAAGGATTCCACCAAGGTCGATCGCTCGGCCGCCTATGCCGCACGCTACGTCGCCAAGAACATCGTTGCCGCCGGCCTCGCCGACAAGGCGACGCTGCAGCTCGCTTACGCCATCGGCGTGGCGCGTCCGCTGTCGATCTACGTCGATACCCACGGCACCGGCAAGGTCGCCGATGAATTGATCGAAAAGGCCGTCGCCGAATCGATGGACCTGACGCCGCGCGGCATCCGCAAGCACCTCGACCTCAACAAGCCGATCTACGCCCGCACCGCGGCCTATGGCCATTTCGGCCGTACGCCGGATGCGGATGGCGGCTTCTCGTGGGAGAAGACCGACCTTGTCGACAAGCTGAAGGCTGCGGTTTAA
- a CDS encoding UDP-glucose dehydrogenase family protein, with protein MRIAMIGTGYVGLVSGACFADFGHHVTCVDKDASKIEALHRGLIPIFEPGLDALVAANVKAGRLDFTTDLTKPVAEADAVFIAVGTPSRRGDDHADLSYVYAAAKEIAAAVRGFTVVITKSTVPVGTGDEVERLIREANPDADVAVASNPEFLREGAAIRDFKFPDRIVVGTSDDRARKAIGEIYRPLSLNQAPVMYTARRTAELIKYAANAFLATKITFINEIADLAEKVGADVQDVARGIGMDNRIGSKFLHAGPGFGGSCFPKDTRALVKIALDHDAPLRIVEAVLSVNDNRKRAMARKVSHALGGHLRGKTVAVLGLTFKPDTDDMREAPSIPLVTGLLDMGANVRAYDPVGMEPAKSELPDITYCEDAYDCAKGADALVIVTEWVQFRALDLPRLKATMKQPVIVDLRNVYRPEEMAAAGFVYEGVGRGAA; from the coding sequence ATGCGTATCGCGATGATTGGCACCGGCTATGTCGGCCTGGTGTCTGGCGCCTGTTTTGCCGATTTCGGCCATCATGTGACCTGCGTCGACAAGGATGCCTCCAAGATCGAGGCGCTGCATCGCGGCCTGATCCCGATCTTCGAGCCCGGCCTGGATGCGCTGGTCGCCGCCAATGTGAAGGCCGGCCGGCTCGATTTCACCACCGACCTCACCAAACCGGTCGCCGAAGCGGACGCCGTGTTCATCGCCGTCGGCACCCCGTCGCGGCGCGGCGACGACCATGCGGATCTGTCCTATGTCTACGCGGCAGCCAAGGAAATCGCCGCGGCGGTCAGAGGCTTTACGGTGGTCATCACCAAATCCACCGTGCCGGTCGGCACCGGCGACGAAGTCGAGCGGCTGATCCGCGAGGCCAACCCCGACGCCGACGTGGCCGTCGCCTCCAATCCCGAATTCCTGCGCGAGGGCGCGGCGATCCGCGACTTCAAGTTTCCCGACCGCATCGTCGTCGGCACCTCCGACGATCGCGCGCGCAAGGCGATTGGCGAGATCTACCGGCCGCTGTCGCTGAACCAGGCGCCGGTGATGTACACCGCGCGCCGCACCGCCGAACTGATAAAATACGCGGCGAATGCCTTCCTCGCCACCAAGATCACCTTCATCAACGAGATCGCGGATCTCGCAGAAAAGGTCGGCGCCGACGTCCAGGACGTCGCCCGCGGCATCGGCATGGACAATCGCATCGGCTCGAAATTTCTGCATGCCGGCCCGGGGTTCGGCGGCTCATGCTTTCCCAAGGATACCCGCGCGCTGGTCAAGATCGCGCTCGACCATGACGCGCCGCTGCGCATCGTCGAGGCGGTGCTATCCGTCAACGACAACCGCAAGCGCGCGATGGCGCGAAAAGTCTCGCATGCGCTGGGCGGCCATTTGCGCGGCAAGACCGTCGCGGTGCTGGGTCTCACCTTCAAGCCGGACACCGACGACATGCGCGAGGCGCCGTCGATCCCGCTGGTCACCGGCCTGCTCGACATGGGCGCGAACGTGCGCGCCTACGATCCGGTCGGCATGGAGCCGGCGAAAAGCGAGTTGCCCGATATCACCTATTGCGAGGACGCCTATGACTGCGCCAAAGGTGCCGACGCGCTGGTGATCGTCACCGAATGGGTCCAATTCCGCGCGCTCGATCTGCCCCGGCTGAAGGCGACCATGAAGCAGCCTGTCATCGTCGACCTGCGCAATGTGTACCGGCCGGAGGAAATGGCGGCGGCGGGGTTTGTGTATGAAGGCGTCGGACGCGGGGCGGCCTGA
- a CDS encoding lysylphosphatidylglycerol synthase transmembrane domain-containing protein produces MQRMLTAFGRGFRQHIGWKRLGVVASVIIIGLAITHLVRTLKGVDLAVILAAMAEKPPLQIALAALCVLGAFGTLTFYDFFALRTLGKNHVPYRIAALSSFTSYTIGHNLGATVFTGGAIRFRIYSDYGLSAIDVAKICFISGLTFWLGNTFVLGIGMIWHPAAASAMNMLPDAVNRLIGAAGLAGIAAYMVWLSVGKQRRELGQNGWKVVLPSARVTLLQILIGVVDLGFCALAMYLLMPNEPGIDFVSLAVVFILATLLGFASHAPGSLGVFDAAMLVALPQFGREQLVATLVMFRILYFMIPFAVAIAIMGTRELWLNVVLPWQRGRAVAQAEALATTAAATVPTRPTKRQAQL; encoded by the coding sequence ATGCAACGTATGCTGACCGCGTTCGGGCGCGGCTTCAGGCAGCACATCGGCTGGAAACGGCTCGGTGTGGTGGCGAGCGTCATCATTATCGGCCTGGCGATTACGCATCTGGTACGCACGCTGAAGGGCGTGGACTTGGCGGTGATCCTGGCGGCGATGGCTGAAAAGCCGCCGCTCCAGATCGCGCTCGCCGCCTTGTGCGTGCTTGGCGCCTTCGGCACCCTGACGTTCTACGACTTCTTCGCCTTGCGGACGCTCGGCAAGAATCACGTCCCCTACCGGATCGCGGCGCTGTCCTCCTTCACCAGTTACACGATCGGCCACAACCTCGGCGCCACCGTCTTTACCGGCGGCGCAATCCGGTTCCGGATCTATTCGGATTACGGGCTCAGCGCCATCGACGTCGCCAAGATCTGCTTCATCTCCGGCCTGACGTTCTGGCTCGGCAATACATTCGTGCTGGGCATCGGCATGATCTGGCATCCGGCGGCGGCGTCGGCGATGAACATGCTGCCGGATGCCGTGAACCGGCTGATCGGCGCCGCCGGCCTCGCCGGCATCGCCGCCTACATGGTCTGGCTGTCGGTCGGCAAGCAGCGCCGCGAACTCGGCCAGAACGGCTGGAAGGTCGTGCTGCCCTCGGCGCGGGTCACGCTGCTGCAGATCCTGATCGGCGTCGTCGATCTCGGATTTTGTGCGCTGGCGATGTACCTGCTGATGCCGAACGAGCCCGGCATCGATTTCGTCTCGCTGGCGGTGGTGTTCATCCTGGCCACCCTGCTCGGCTTTGCCAGCCATGCGCCGGGAAGCCTTGGCGTGTTCGACGCCGCGATGCTGGTGGCGCTGCCGCAGTTCGGCAGGGAACAACTGGTGGCGACCCTGGTGATGTTCCGGATCCTGTATTTCATGATTCCGTTCGCCGTTGCGATCGCCATCATGGGAACCCGCGAGCTCTGGCTGAACGTCGTGCTCCCATGGCAACGGGGCCGCGCCGTCGCACAGGCCGAAGCGCTCGCCACCACGGCAGCGGCCACGGTTCCGACCCGGCCGACGAAACGCCAGGCTCAGCTCTGA
- a CDS encoding DUF2147 domain-containing protein: MIRVQSRLAVTVASGIAVLATLASPLKAAEPTAAGLWQKVEKGKPVAWFLMIDRGGVFEGAIAKTFPKPEEPANLTCVKCVDDRKDAPVLGISFIRDMKQDGLKYENGNILDPRDGKIYKAKMSVSEDGQELTVRGFWGISLLGKNEVWFRLPDTMTAQLDPAVIAKYLPAQAAAMKPVAPTKPTVAVVKKNVAPAAPH, encoded by the coding sequence ATGATACGAGTTCAATCCCGGCTGGCCGTCACGGTCGCTTCCGGTATCGCCGTTCTGGCCACCCTCGCCAGCCCGTTGAAAGCTGCCGAACCGACCGCTGCGGGTCTCTGGCAGAAGGTCGAAAAAGGCAAGCCGGTGGCATGGTTTCTCATGATCGACCGCGGCGGCGTCTTCGAAGGGGCGATTGCCAAGACGTTTCCGAAGCCCGAAGAGCCCGCCAACCTCACCTGCGTCAAGTGCGTGGACGACCGCAAGGATGCGCCGGTGCTCGGCATCTCCTTCATTCGCGACATGAAGCAGGACGGGCTGAAATACGAGAACGGCAACATTCTCGATCCGCGCGATGGCAAGATCTACAAGGCCAAGATGAGCGTCAGCGAAGATGGCCAGGAGCTGACCGTGCGTGGCTTCTGGGGTATTTCGTTGCTGGGCAAGAACGAGGTCTGGTTTCGGCTGCCCGACACCATGACCGCGCAGCTCGATCCCGCCGTGATTGCAAAATACCTGCCGGCCCAGGCCGCTGCGATGAAGCCGGTCGCTCCGACCAAGCCGACGGTGGCTGTCGTCAAGAAGAACGTGGCGCCCGCTGCCCCGCACTGA
- a CDS encoding acyl-CoA thioesterase — translation MNAPARAPQPLLEDFPYRLSDNVRFADLDPNQHVNNAVYASYFETSRVMLVKDPRHGLMPSGLSWVLVRLDIHYRAELHWPGTIELGLGVSKLGRTSATFSQVVFSEGKCVASATSTTVMVGLESRQPTPIPDAVIARFQPWMLHHSTAT, via the coding sequence GTGAATGCACCTGCCCGCGCGCCGCAACCTCTGCTCGAGGACTTTCCTTACCGCCTCAGCGACAATGTGCGCTTCGCCGATCTCGATCCCAACCAGCACGTCAACAACGCGGTCTATGCCAGCTACTTCGAGACCAGCCGGGTGATGCTGGTAAAGGATCCGCGCCACGGGCTGATGCCGTCGGGGTTGAGCTGGGTACTGGTCCGGCTGGACATCCACTATCGTGCGGAACTGCACTGGCCGGGCACGATCGAACTCGGCCTCGGCGTCAGCAAGCTCGGCCGGACCTCGGCGACGTTTTCGCAAGTGGTGTTCTCGGAAGGCAAATGCGTGGCCTCGGCGACATCGACCACCGTGATGGTCGGTCTCGAGAGCCGGCAGCCGACGCCGATCCCCGATGCGGTGATCGCGCGTTTCCAACCCTGGATGCTGCATCATTCCACGGCGACCTGA
- a CDS encoding 2Fe-2S iron-sulfur cluster-binding protein, whose protein sequence is MAKINFIDHSGETRSVDAEVGSTVMEVAIRNSIPGIEAECGGACACATCHVYVDEAWREKVGAPTPMEEDMLDFGYDIKPNSRLSCQIKVTDALDGLVVITPERQA, encoded by the coding sequence ATGGCCAAGATAAACTTCATCGACCATTCCGGCGAAACCCGCAGCGTTGACGCCGAAGTCGGCTCCACGGTGATGGAGGTGGCGATCCGCAATTCGATCCCGGGTATCGAAGCCGAATGCGGCGGCGCCTGCGCCTGTGCGACTTGTCACGTCTATGTCGATGAAGCCTGGCGCGAGAAGGTCGGCGCGCCGACGCCGATGGAAGAGGACATGCTGGACTTCGGCTACGACATCAAGCCGAACTCGCGGCTGTCGTGCCAGATCAAGGTCACCGATGCGCTCGATGGCCTCGTCGTCATCACGCCGGAGCGTCAGGCCTAG
- a CDS encoding Hpt domain-containing protein, which translates to MALHIEQVQWMPSPPLAPDDGPIDLAHLRRMTLSDASLEREVLALFAAQSVGLMRELSGMPGNVGELAHKLKGSARAIGASRVADAAEWLETAGHDAAQALRALDEAVYEARAAIDGILKRS; encoded by the coding sequence ATGGCGTTGCACATCGAACAGGTCCAATGGATGCCGTCGCCGCCGCTCGCCCCCGATGATGGTCCGATCGACCTTGCGCACCTGCGCCGCATGACGCTCAGCGACGCCAGCCTCGAGCGCGAAGTGCTGGCGCTGTTCGCCGCGCAGTCCGTCGGCCTGATGCGGGAATTGTCCGGCATGCCCGGCAATGTCGGCGAACTCGCGCACAAGCTCAAAGGTTCGGCGCGCGCAATTGGCGCGTCACGGGTGGCGGACGCCGCCGAGTGGCTGGAAACCGCCGGCCATGATGCCGCGCAGGCGCTGCGGGCGCTGGACGAGGCGGTTTACGAGGCGCGGGCGGCGATCGACGGTATTCTCAAGCGCTCCTGA
- a CDS encoding aldose 1-epimerase family protein codes for MDEMDRYTISNGRVTATIKANGAELCSLKNINGFEVLWQAGPEWPRHAPILFPIVGRLNGDVLRHRGQTYAMTQHGFARDQRFAWAGQGRTSCSLVLRDNEASRAKYPFAFQFDVTYAIEGDYLVITYAITNSGHEMMPASIGTHPAFNWPLMAGADKEDHCITFGTAEPAPIRRLTDGLLRARSEPTPVQGGALALSEALFAQDAVIIDQLASTSLSYSGPGGPTILMDWQGFHELGIWSKPSGAPFICIEPWQGWASPVDFDGEFADKPGVMHIAVGQTRNFTQRIGFL; via the coding sequence ATGGATGAGATGGACCGATACACCATCAGTAACGGCCGTGTCACCGCGACCATCAAGGCCAATGGCGCCGAACTCTGCTCACTGAAGAACATCAACGGTTTTGAAGTTCTGTGGCAGGCCGGTCCGGAATGGCCGCGCCACGCGCCGATCCTGTTTCCGATCGTCGGCCGCCTCAACGGCGACGTGCTGCGCCACCGCGGCCAGACCTATGCGATGACCCAGCACGGCTTCGCCCGCGACCAGCGCTTCGCCTGGGCCGGGCAGGGACGTACCTCCTGCTCGCTGGTGCTGCGCGACAACGAGGCCAGCCGCGCCAAATACCCTTTCGCGTTTCAGTTCGACGTCACTTACGCGATCGAGGGCGACTATCTCGTCATCACTTACGCGATCACCAACTCCGGCCACGAGATGATGCCGGCCTCGATCGGCACTCATCCGGCGTTCAACTGGCCGCTGATGGCGGGCGCCGACAAGGAGGATCATTGCATCACCTTCGGCACCGCCGAGCCGGCGCCGATCCGTCGCCTCACGGACGGGCTGCTGCGCGCCAGGTCTGAGCCGACGCCGGTGCAGGGCGGCGCGCTGGCGCTGTCGGAAGCGCTGTTTGCGCAGGACGCGGTGATCATCGACCAGCTTGCCTCGACCTCGCTGAGCTATAGCGGGCCGGGCGGCCCGACCATCCTGATGGACTGGCAGGGTTTCCACGAGCTCGGCATCTGGTCGAAGCCGTCGGGCGCGCCGTTCATCTGCATCGAGCCGTGGCAGGGCTGGGCGAGCCCGGTGGACTTCGACGGCGAGTTCGCCGACAAGCCCGGCGTGATGCACATCGCGGTGGGCCAGACGCGGAATTTCACCCAGCGCATCGGGTTTTTGTAG